The proteins below come from a single Chiloscyllium punctatum isolate Juve2018m chromosome 18, sChiPun1.3, whole genome shotgun sequence genomic window:
- the LOC140489103 gene encoding ferritin heavy chain B-like — protein MKLLSIVREKPNLVHKCSSGKEIYCPYLSWPTRDSRLTYSNMIGSRDGSSYFDRDDVALRHFAEFFKEQSHEEREHAEKLMEFQNKRGGRVLLQDVKKPEQDEWGNGLEAMQRALQMEKDVNQSLLDLHKLSSGHTDPHLCDFLERHYLDEQVKMIKKLGDHITNLKRLGAPENGLGEYLFDRLTLGESD, from the exons ATGAAGCTGTTGTCCATTGTCAGAGAGAAGCCCAACCTGGTACACAAATgctcttcagggaaagaaatctactGTCCTTACCTGAGCTGGCCTACACGGGACTCCAGACTCACCTACAGCAATATGATTGGCTCTAGGGATGGg TCCTCTTACTTTGACCGGGATGATGTTGCCCTGCGTCACTTTGCTGAGTTCTTCAAGGAGCAGTCCCATGAGGAACGGGAACACGCTGAGAAACTGATGGAATTCCAGAATAAACGTGGAGGCCgagtcctcctgcaggatgtcaaG AAGCCAGAGCAGGATGAGTGGGGCAATGGTCTGGAGGCAATGCAGAGAGCTCTGCAGATGGAGAAGGATGTGAACCAGAGTCTGCTGGATCTGCACAAACTCTCCTctggccacactgaccctcat CTGTGTGACTTCCTGGAGAGGCACTACTTGGATGAGCAAGTGAAGATGATCAAGAAGCTGGGAGatcacatcaccaacctgaagagactgggagcccctgagaatggcctgggagagtacctgtttgacaggctcACCCTGGGGGAGAGTGACTGA